A single Nostoc sp. PCC 7107 DNA region contains:
- a CDS encoding helix-turn-helix transcriptional regulator encodes MRFLYHPDKKDISLSAVLYALGDPVRLEIVRLLATKGEQCCADFDFAIAKSTMSNHFKILRESGVVLTHKEGTQHINQLRREDLEMLFPGLLEAVLRSAQPLFLCQKSMVKSQ; translated from the coding sequence CAAAAAAGATATATCACTATCTGCGGTATTGTATGCGTTAGGCGACCCCGTGCGGCTAGAGATTGTGCGGTTGTTGGCAACCAAAGGAGAGCAATGCTGTGCGGATTTTGATTTTGCGATCGCCAAATCTACCATGTCCAACCACTTTAAGATTTTGAGAGAGTCGGGTGTAGTCTTGACTCATAAAGAGGGAACCCAGCACATTAATCAATTGCGGCGCGAAGATTTAGAAATGCTCTTTCCTGGTTTATTAGAAGCAGTATTGCGATCGGCACAACCATTGTTTTTGTGTCAAAAGTCAATGGTCAAGAGTCAATAA
- a CDS encoding glycoside hydrolase family 10 protein produces the protein MKKFAKWCVELFVWNLYHSRKQAFFAVIVVLSAIATFLLSFPIAAQNLPTRSELRGVWLTNIDSEVLFERSRLKNALQRLDELNFNTVYPAVWNWGYTLYPSKVAAKVIGRSLDPTPGLQGRDMLKEIVDEGHKQGLTVIPWFEFGFMAPADSSLAKNRPQWLTSRSNGTKIVKEGIHDRVWLNPFHPDAQKFIQDLIVEIVRNYDIDGIQFDDHFGLPSELGYDAYTVALYKKDHRGKAPSKNPKDPEWVRWRANKITDFMKRVFTAIKTTKKNCLVSVAPNPQRFSYEYFLADWQKWERLGLVEELVLQIYRDDLNVFIKELEYPEVKTARSHIPVSIGIITGLKNKSIPFAQIQNQLQKVRDRNFAGVSFFFYESLWNLSKESASARQASLQKMFPTPANYPNLLAGWKP, from the coding sequence ATGAAAAAATTTGCCAAGTGGTGTGTTGAGTTATTTGTCTGGAATCTGTATCACAGCCGGAAACAAGCTTTTTTCGCCGTTATAGTTGTTCTCAGTGCGATCGCTACATTCCTACTTTCATTTCCCATTGCGGCGCAAAATCTGCCGACGCGTTCAGAATTAAGGGGAGTATGGTTAACAAATATTGATAGTGAGGTGTTGTTTGAACGCAGTCGTCTGAAGAATGCTTTGCAGCGCCTGGATGAATTAAACTTCAATACAGTTTATCCGGCGGTATGGAATTGGGGATACACATTATATCCCAGCAAAGTAGCGGCAAAAGTAATTGGGCGATCGCTTGATCCCACACCAGGGTTGCAAGGACGCGATATGCTCAAAGAAATTGTCGATGAGGGACATAAACAAGGGTTAACAGTGATTCCCTGGTTTGAATTTGGGTTTATGGCTCCCGCAGATTCTTCATTAGCTAAAAATCGCCCCCAATGGCTGACAAGTCGCAGCAATGGCACAAAAATTGTCAAAGAAGGCATACATGATAGAGTTTGGTTAAATCCCTTCCACCCAGATGCACAGAAATTTATCCAAGATTTAATCGTAGAAATTGTCCGCAACTACGACATTGATGGGATTCAATTTGATGACCATTTCGGCTTGCCTTCAGAGTTAGGCTACGATGCGTATACAGTTGCACTGTATAAAAAAGACCATCGGGGAAAAGCACCATCGAAAAATCCCAAAGATCCTGAATGGGTGCGTTGGCGGGCGAATAAAATCACCGACTTTATGAAGCGGGTGTTCACAGCTATTAAAACTACAAAAAAGAACTGTTTAGTTTCTGTTGCGCCTAATCCTCAGCGTTTTTCTTACGAATACTTTTTAGCTGACTGGCAAAAATGGGAACGTCTGGGACTTGTGGAAGAATTGGTGTTGCAGATATATCGAGATGACTTGAATGTGTTTATCAAAGAATTAGAGTATCCAGAAGTAAAAACTGCCCGCAGTCATATTCCTGTGAGTATTGGCATTATCACTGGGTTAAAGAACAAATCAATTCCATTTGCCCAAATTCAAAACCAGCTGCAGAAAGTCCGCGATCGCAACTTTGCTGGTGTCTCTTTCTTTTTCTACGAAAGTCTGTGGAATCTCAGCAAAGAATCAGCCTCAGCACGCCAAGCCAGTTTACAGAAAATGTTCCCCACACCAGCAAATTACCCAAATTTATTAGCGGGCTGGAAACCGTAG
- a CDS encoding MASE1 domain-containing protein, whose translation MTSGTNIGRLINLNFFAIMQRLSQFARVAPRHRRLLILSLGLLALVAAHGMALIYRIQPGVSLWFPPSGVAIALSFWFGIDGIILTGLASFLMSPFWGLYGWEQCISFTDVVEPLVAWLLYCRLWKGSLIFNSLKDAAIFTLSVPLIASTSLAVVGSLTWVAIGKMPITNLTTSITHWWLGNAIGIMGITPTILLILTPYLQSWGWLSRSQISDSASPAFRFLACRPLLIEVSTILFLCISIASVTVSEVSANSNTDFRFQQLSFLSFIPVMWAATRFGVSTGMIISTFSILITLFSYLLIYPNAILLPRFPVQPEVLHVHKLSLLVQSMVTLLVGVAITERAKIQVELAIEKFRIGEYQARAELSEKLIQLNDSLVQTNVHLEDSNREKDKLLKAEKALRNRLSNILESMTDAFIAVNQDWQITYINQQAANIQGVKPETIVAQNYWEQWPGMQGQEFEREYYRAIAESIPVHFEALYIPKNMWLEIHAYPFEDGLGIFFRDITERKEAEVERANILAREQSARSEAEKANKIKDEFIAVLSHELRTPLNPILGWVTLLRRRNYEDDKLTHGLETIERNAKLQIQLIEDLLDISRIQQRKIILNLQPVNLIEILQASLDTVALAVEAKKLQVNKIFHVDTAWVTGDAERLQQIICNLLSNAIKFTPAAGKVEIILEQVDTFAHIQIQDNGKGISPEFLPFVFDYFRQADGTITRQFGGLGLGLAIVRHLTELHGGTVQAESLGEGMGAKFTVQLPLMLDFIPQNKNTATVHHDLNLAGLHILVVDDDLDTGKFLTVVLEQLGAKVSAIASGSQALEFLATSKADILLSDIGMPGIDGYMLMRLIRALPPERGGQIPAIALTAYAGEINQQQALAAGFQIHLVKPVEQPQLLKAIAQILPNL comes from the coding sequence ATGACTAGTGGCACTAATATTGGTAGGCTGATTAATCTAAATTTCTTTGCAATTATGCAACGTTTGTCGCAATTTGCTAGGGTTGCTCCCAGACATCGACGGCTTTTGATTTTATCACTAGGGCTATTAGCTTTAGTTGCTGCTCATGGAATGGCGCTGATCTACCGTATTCAGCCGGGAGTTTCTTTATGGTTTCCGCCATCTGGGGTAGCGATCGCCCTTAGTTTCTGGTTTGGCATAGATGGTATCATCCTCACAGGTCTTGCATCTTTCCTCATGTCTCCTTTTTGGGGATTGTATGGTTGGGAGCAGTGTATTAGTTTCACCGATGTTGTAGAACCTCTAGTTGCTTGGTTACTTTACTGTCGTCTTTGGAAAGGTTCTCTCATATTTAATTCCCTCAAAGACGCGGCTATTTTTACCTTAAGTGTACCTTTAATAGCCAGCACTAGTTTAGCTGTAGTCGGTAGTTTAACTTGGGTAGCCATAGGCAAAATGCCCATTACTAACCTAACTACCAGTATTACTCATTGGTGGTTAGGTAATGCGATCGGGATTATGGGGATTACACCGACAATTTTGCTAATATTAACTCCTTATCTGCAATCTTGGGGTTGGTTATCTCGTTCTCAAATATCAGATTCTGCATCACCAGCTTTCAGATTTCTAGCCTGTCGTCCTCTCTTAATAGAAGTCAGCACTATCTTATTTTTATGTATTAGCATTGCGTCTGTGACTGTTTCGGAAGTTTCCGCAAATAGCAACACAGATTTTCGGTTTCAACAGTTATCTTTTTTGAGCTTTATTCCCGTAATGTGGGCTGCTACACGTTTCGGAGTCTCTACGGGAATGATCATCTCTACATTTTCAATATTAATAACGCTTTTTTCTTATTTATTAATATATCCTAATGCGATATTATTACCGCGTTTTCCAGTACAGCCAGAAGTTTTACACGTTCACAAATTAAGTCTCTTGGTGCAATCTATGGTGACTTTATTAGTCGGAGTTGCCATTACAGAAAGAGCAAAAATTCAAGTGGAATTGGCTATAGAAAAATTCAGAATCGGAGAATATCAAGCTCGTGCTGAATTATCAGAAAAACTCATTCAACTCAATGATTCTTTAGTGCAAACCAATGTTCATTTAGAAGACTCCAATCGAGAAAAAGATAAATTATTAAAAGCTGAAAAAGCTTTACGTAATCGCCTCAGCAATATTTTAGAAAGTATGACAGATGCTTTTATAGCAGTTAATCAAGATTGGCAAATAACATACATTAATCAACAAGCTGCAAATATTCAAGGTGTAAAACCAGAAACTATAGTTGCTCAAAATTATTGGGAGCAATGGCCAGGAATGCAAGGTCAAGAATTTGAGCGTGAATATTATCGGGCGATCGCAGAATCAATACCTGTACATTTTGAAGCATTATATATCCCGAAAAATATGTGGTTAGAAATTCACGCTTACCCTTTTGAAGATGGTCTAGGTATATTCTTTCGGGATATTACTGAGCGCAAAGAAGCAGAAGTAGAACGCGCAAATATTTTAGCAAGAGAACAATCTGCCCGCAGTGAAGCGGAAAAGGCTAATAAAATAAAAGATGAATTTATTGCCGTTCTTTCTCATGAATTGCGGACTCCGTTGAATCCTATTTTAGGTTGGGTAACACTACTCAGAAGACGCAATTATGAAGATGATAAGCTGACACATGGATTAGAAACTATTGAACGCAATGCTAAATTACAAATTCAACTGATTGAAGACTTATTAGATATTTCTCGGATTCAACAAAGAAAGATAATTTTAAATCTTCAGCCTGTAAATTTAATTGAGATTTTGCAAGCATCTCTAGACACTGTTGCTTTAGCTGTTGAGGCAAAGAAACTGCAAGTTAACAAAATATTTCATGTTGATACAGCATGGGTTACAGGTGATGCTGAACGCTTACAGCAGATAATTTGTAATTTACTTTCCAACGCCATTAAATTTACTCCTGCTGCTGGTAAAGTAGAAATTATTTTGGAGCAAGTTGATACCTTTGCTCACATTCAAATTCAAGACAACGGTAAAGGTATTAGTCCAGAATTTCTGCCATTCGTATTTGATTATTTTCGGCAAGCTGATGGCACAATCACCCGTCAATTTGGTGGTCTAGGATTAGGTCTAGCAATTGTGCGCCATCTCACAGAACTGCATGGTGGAACTGTACAAGCCGAAAGTCTAGGGGAAGGAATGGGTGCAAAATTCACAGTTCAATTACCCCTGATGTTGGATTTTATTCCACAGAACAAAAACACTGCAACTGTTCATCATGACTTAAACTTAGCCGGGTTACATATTTTGGTGGTAGATGATGATTTAGATACAGGAAAGTTTTTGACTGTGGTATTAGAGCAATTGGGTGCTAAAGTGAGTGCGATCGCATCTGGTAGCCAAGCATTAGAATTTCTCGCAACCAGTAAAGCAGACATACTGTTAAGCGATATCGGAATGCCAGGAATTGACGGATATATGCTAATGCGTCTGATTCGCGCCCTCCCACCCGAACGAGGCGGACAAATACCCGCGATCGCCCTCACAGCCTACGCAGGTGAGATAAATCAACAACAGGCTTTAGCCGCTGGGTTTCAAATCCACTTAGTTAAACCTGTTGAACAACCACAATTGCTAAAAGCGATCGCCCAAATTTTGCCTAACTTATAG
- a CDS encoding leucine-rich repeat domain-containing protein: MTQDELLALIEQAAAKGWRELDLSGNKLTKIPEAIAKLTNLTGLYLHNNKITEIPQVIANLTNLIQLNLSYNQISEIPEAITQLTNLRLLSLSNNQVSEIPEEIAQLTNLRLLSLNNNQISEIPEEIAQLTNLTQLDLYNNQITEIPEAIAQLTNLRELYLSNNQISEIPEEIAQLTNLRLLYLSDNQITEIPEAITQLTNLTDLYLSDNQITEIPEAITQLTNLRQLDLGGNQITEIPEALVKLTNLRQLDLSNNQITEIPLEILDSKETKKILNYLRQIRTSKTRPLHEAKLLLVGQGSVGKTSLIERLIRDKYDKNQPQTDGLNVQTWNVQIHSKDIRLNVWDFGGQEIYHATHQFFLTKRSLYLLVCNCRTSEEENRIEYWLKLIESFGGQSPVIIVGNKRDEQPLDINRKALREKYPNIRAIIETSCQDNIGINELRTAIFQQIANLKEVYDLLPLSWFEVKQQLESMPQDFISYSNYIGICYKNKIPEEQNQEQLIDLLHRLGLVLNFRDHPILKDTNVLKPNWVTEGIYALLSDEILKTQTKGIFTLADLRRILNPQRYPIQRHNYLIGLMKEFELCFALECHPPKFLIAGLLPKDQPAETELEGETLEFQYHYRILPNSIISRFIVNTHEKIYNQVYWRSGVMLQYQENNEIYNIARIKADPEDKKIFITISGRKETRRSFLSILRHDFKKIHTSLPNLEISEWVPVPGYPNHPPPDYQELLGQESMGESTFTIGKLKLKLNLRQLLDGYESLESRQKLQRDELERDRLTIVNQIYNNNQAEYKPMTQNTNNFQNSNIGIFANQVQDKASQQASDFTQTSGANITEILQLIGNLRQTAAQFPPDDREEIIIDIDDVEAEIRKPEPERNKTKLKKRLIALLTAATLIAAPIAGMTDFTNNVMEIGDKLGIELPLPAGK; this comes from the coding sequence ATGACGCAGGATGAGTTGTTAGCACTGATAGAGCAAGCGGCGGCTAAGGGTTGGCGAGAGTTAGACTTGTCGGGGAACAAGTTGACCAAAATTCCAGAGGCGATTGCTAAATTAACCAATCTGACAGGGCTTTATCTCCATAACAATAAAATAACCGAGATTCCACAGGTGATCGCTAATTTAACCAATCTGATACAGCTTAACCTCAGTTACAACCAAATAAGCGAGATACCAGAGGCGATCACTCAATTAACCAATCTGAGGTTGCTTTCCCTCAGTAACAACCAAGTAAGCGAAATACCAGAGGAGATCGCTCAATTGACCAATCTGAGGTTGCTTTCTCTCAATAACAACCAAATAAGCGAGATACCAGAGGAGATCGCGCAATTAACCAATCTGACGCAGCTTGACCTCTATAACAACCAAATAACAGAGATACCAGAAGCGATCGCGCAATTAACCAATTTGAGGGAGCTTTACCTCAGTAACAACCAAATAAGCGAGATACCAGAGGAGATCGCGCAATTAACCAATCTGAGGCTACTTTACCTCAGTGACAACCAAATAACAGAGATACCAGAGGCGATCACTCAATTAACCAATCTGACGGATCTTTACCTCAGTGACAACCAAATAACAGAGATACCAGAGGCGATCACTCAATTAACCAATCTGAGGCAGCTTGACCTCGGTGGCAACCAAATCACCGAAATCCCAGAGGCACTAGTAAAATTAACCAATCTGAGGCAGCTTGACCTCAGTAACAACCAAATAACCGAGATTCCCTTAGAAATTTTAGATTCAAAAGAGACCAAAAAGATTTTGAATTACTTGAGGCAAATTCGCACAAGTAAAACTCGACCATTACATGAAGCTAAACTCTTGCTTGTTGGACAAGGCAGCGTCGGCAAAACATCCCTCATCGAGCGACTAATCCGCGATAAATATGATAAAAATCAACCCCAAACTGACGGACTGAATGTCCAAACTTGGAACGTGCAGATTCATAGCAAAGACATCCGCTTGAATGTTTGGGATTTTGGTGGACAGGAAATTTATCATGCCACCCATCAGTTTTTTTTGACTAAGCGCAGCCTTTATCTCTTAGTTTGTAATTGTCGCACCAGTGAAGAAGAAAATCGCATTGAATATTGGCTGAAATTAATTGAAAGCTTCGGCGGACAGTCTCCTGTGATTATTGTAGGCAACAAAAGAGACGAACAACCCCTGGACATCAACCGCAAAGCATTACGCGAAAAATATCCCAATATCCGAGCCATTATCGAAACTTCCTGCCAAGATAATATCGGCATTAATGAACTCCGCACAGCTATTTTTCAGCAAATTGCCAACCTCAAAGAAGTCTACGACCTTCTACCCCTCTCATGGTTTGAGGTGAAACAACAACTCGAATCAATGCCCCAAGACTTCATCAGCTACAGCAACTATATCGGCATCTGCTACAAAAACAAAATTCCCGAAGAACAAAACCAAGAACAACTCATCGACTTGCTGCATCGACTCGGCTTAGTTCTCAACTTCCGCGACCATCCTATCCTTAAAGATACCAACGTCCTCAAACCCAACTGGGTGACAGAAGGCATTTACGCACTTCTCAGCGATGAAATTCTCAAAACTCAAACCAAAGGCATTTTCACACTCGCCGACCTGAGACGTATTCTCAATCCACAACGTTACCCCATCCAGCGCCACAATTATCTGATTGGGCTGATGAAAGAATTTGAGCTTTGCTTTGCCCTAGAATGTCACCCGCCAAAATTCCTAATTGCAGGACTTCTACCCAAAGACCAACCAGCGGAAACAGAATTAGAAGGCGAAACCCTGGAATTTCAATACCATTACCGCATTCTTCCCAATAGCATTATCTCTCGCTTTATCGTCAACACCCACGAAAAAATCTATAACCAAGTCTATTGGCGCAGTGGCGTAATGCTGCAATATCAAGAAAATAACGAAATCTATAACATTGCACGGATAAAAGCCGACCCTGAAGACAAAAAAATCTTCATCACCATTAGCGGACGCAAAGAAACCCGCCGTTCATTTCTCAGCATCCTCCGCCATGACTTCAAGAAAATCCACACGAGTCTTCCTAATCTTGAAATCAGCGAATGGGTTCCTGTCCCTGGTTATCCCAATCATCCACCCCCCGACTATCAAGAACTCTTGGGACAGGAATCAATGGGGGAAAGCACATTCACCATTGGCAAATTAAAATTAAAACTGAATTTACGTCAACTTTTAGACGGTTACGAATCATTAGAATCGCGTCAGAAATTACAAAGAGATGAGTTAGAGCGCGATCGCCTCACAATTGTTAACCAGATTTACAATAACAACCAAGCAGAATATAAACCTATGACACAAAACACAAACAACTTTCAAAACTCAAACATCGGTATCTTTGCCAACCAAGTCCAAGACAAAGCCAGTCAGCAAGCGTCTGATTTCACTCAAACCAGTGGCGCAAACATTACCGAAATTCTGCAACTCATCGGCAACCTGCGCCAAACCGCCGCCCAATTCCCCCCAGATGACCGAGAAGAAATCATCATAGATATTGATGATGTAGAAGCAGAAATTCGCAAGCCAGAACCAGAACGGAATAAAACCAAACTTAAAAAGCGTCTCATAGCTTTACTAACTGCTGCTACTTTAATTGCTGCTCCCATTGCAGGTATGACAGATTTTACAAATAATGTTATGGAAATAGGCGACAAATTAGGGATAGAACTACCGCTTCCTGCTGGAAAATAG
- a CDS encoding type II toxin-antitoxin system VapC family toxin yields the protein MSGEITLDTSVAIRFLNGDPDVVSRVLALPEIFLSVVVAGELLFGAENSTRTLKNLPRYLEFMEVCTVVPVEKRTALIYAQTRSALKRKGRPIPMNDVWIAAHCLEHGWVLVTDDSDFDYVDGLVIEHW from the coding sequence ATGAGTGGTGAGATTACATTAGATACTTCAGTTGCAATACGTTTTTTGAATGGTGATCCTGATGTTGTTTCAAGGGTGTTAGCATTACCAGAAATATTTTTGTCGGTGGTAGTAGCGGGAGAGTTACTGTTTGGGGCTGAAAACTCGACTCGAACGTTGAAAAATCTTCCTCGATATTTAGAGTTTATGGAAGTTTGTACGGTTGTGCCTGTGGAAAAGAGAACCGCACTTATCTATGCTCAGACTCGTTCGGCTTTGAAGCGCAAAGGACGACCAATTCCTATGAACGATGTTTGGATTGCAGCGCATTGTCTGGAACATGGTTGGGTACTTGTGACCGATGATTCAGATTTTGATTATGTGGATGGATTAGTTATAGAGCATTGGTAA